The following proteins are co-located in the Frigidibacter mobilis genome:
- a CDS encoding esterase-like activity of phytase family protein: MPIRLSALTSVLALATAFPALAETHFARTASFPTPLNMAAGEDTARVTSAEIISASEDGMTLVYTDSPLGVIGLVDITDPKAPKPLGNIDMGGEPTTAQIIGGKAFVGVNTSESYAAPSGKLVTVDLASRKIVAECEIGGQPDSVAKAEDGSFVAIAIENERDEELNEGEIPQMPAGFVVKIAIADGVADCAGLQTIDVTGIAEIAPEDPEPEFLDVNAAGEIVLTMQENNHIVVIGADGTISSHFSAGTVDLDGIDTKSDGKLDFTGSKKGVLREPDGVKWIDADHFATANEGDYKGGSRGWTIFNRDGTVVYEDAGKLERAIVATGHYPEHRSKSKGTELESIEFAEFGGTPMLFVAAERSSMIGAYDITDPANPVLVQLIASGISPEGMVAIPARGLLATANEVDLVEDGLARAHVMVYEMTEGAAGYPMITSEGAEELIGWGALSGLVADAETPAKLYAVSDSVYGMAPAIYEIDASQTPARIVAKTIVTRGGDAAQKLDLEGITLDGKGGFWVASEGRSDRLVPHAIYNVNAKGEIKKEIALPAELLAHETRYGFEGIALVGDVLWMPVQREWADDAEGQVKLVAYNLETKEWGAVAYPLEPKGEGWMGLSEMTVHGDWAYIVERDNLVGEAAVVKKIFRVALADLVPAKLGETLPVVTKHEVRDLIPDLKALNGFVLDKVEGLAIDAAGTGWVVTDNDGVDDHSGETLFWSIGTMN; the protein is encoded by the coding sequence ATGCCGATCCGGCTTTCCGCCCTTACCTCTGTTCTGGCGCTTGCGACGGCATTCCCGGCGCTGGCAGAGACGCATTTTGCCCGCACCGCCTCGTTCCCCACGCCGTTGAACATGGCGGCGGGCGAGGATACCGCGCGCGTCACCTCGGCCGAGATCATCTCGGCTTCGGAAGACGGGATGACGCTCGTCTATACCGACAGCCCGCTGGGGGTGATCGGGTTGGTGGACATCACCGATCCGAAGGCGCCGAAGCCGCTTGGCAATATCGACATGGGCGGCGAGCCGACCACGGCCCAGATCATCGGCGGCAAGGCCTTTGTCGGCGTCAACACCTCGGAAAGCTATGCCGCGCCCTCGGGCAAGCTGGTGACGGTGGATCTGGCCTCGCGCAAGATCGTCGCGGAATGCGAGATCGGCGGGCAGCCGGATTCGGTGGCCAAGGCCGAGGACGGGTCCTTTGTCGCCATCGCCATAGAGAACGAGCGCGATGAAGAGCTGAACGAGGGCGAGATCCCGCAGATGCCGGCGGGCTTCGTGGTCAAGATCGCCATCGCGGACGGCGTGGCCGATTGCGCCGGCCTGCAGACCATCGACGTGACCGGCATTGCCGAGATTGCCCCGGAAGATCCCGAGCCCGAGTTCCTCGACGTGAACGCCGCGGGTGAGATCGTCCTGACGATGCAGGAAAACAACCATATCGTCGTGATCGGCGCCGATGGCACGATCAGCAGCCATTTCTCGGCCGGCACCGTAGATCTGGACGGGATCGACACCAAATCTGACGGCAAGCTGGACTTCACCGGCAGCAAGAAAGGCGTTCTGCGTGAGCCCGACGGCGTCAAGTGGATCGACGCCGACCATTTTGCTACCGCCAACGAGGGTGACTACAAGGGCGGCTCGCGCGGCTGGACGATCTTCAACCGCGACGGCACCGTGGTCTATGAGGACGCCGGCAAGTTGGAGCGCGCCATTGTGGCGACCGGCCATTACCCCGAGCATCGGTCGAAATCCAAGGGCACGGAACTGGAATCGATCGAGTTCGCCGAGTTCGGCGGCACGCCGATGCTGTTCGTCGCGGCAGAGCGGTCCTCGATGATCGGGGCCTATGACATCACCGATCCGGCGAACCCGGTGCTGGTGCAACTGATCGCCTCGGGGATCAGCCCCGAGGGCATGGTGGCGATCCCCGCCCGCGGCCTGCTGGCGACTGCCAACGAGGTGGACTTGGTCGAGGACGGCCTCGCCCGGGCCCATGTGATGGTCTACGAGATGACCGAGGGCGCTGCGGGCTATCCGATGATTACCTCGGAAGGGGCGGAAGAGCTGATCGGCTGGGGCGCGCTGTCGGGCCTGGTGGCCGATGCCGAAACCCCGGCCAAGCTCTATGCGGTGTCAGACAGTGTCTATGGCATGGCGCCGGCGATCTACGAGATCGACGCGAGCCAGACCCCGGCGCGGATCGTGGCCAAGACCATCGTCACCCGTGGCGGCGATGCCGCGCAGAAGCTGGATCTGGAGGGGATCACCCTCGACGGCAAGGGCGGGTTCTGGGTTGCCTCGGAAGGCCGCAGCGACCGCCTGGTGCCGCACGCGATCTACAACGTGAACGCCAAGGGCGAGATCAAGAAGGAAATCGCGCTGCCGGCCGAGCTGCTGGCGCATGAGACCCGCTATGGCTTCGAGGGCATCGCACTGGTCGGTGACGTGCTGTGGATGCCGGTGCAGCGCGAATGGGCCGATGATGCCGAGGGCCAGGTGAAACTGGTGGCCTATAACCTGGAAACCAAGGAATGGGGCGCCGTCGCCTACCCGCTGGAGCCGAAGGGCGAAGGCTGGATGGGCCTGTCGGAGATGACGGTTCATGGCGACTGGGCCTATATCGTCGAGCGTGACAATCTGGTGGGCGAGGCCGCGGTGGTGAAGAAGATCTTCCGCGTGGCGCTGGCCGATCTGGTCCCGGCCAAGCTGGGCGAGACGCTGCCGGTGGTGACCAAGCACGAGGTGCGCGACCTGATCCCCGACCTGAAGGCGCTGAACGGTTTCGTGCTGGACAAGGTCGAGGGCCTTGCCATCGACGCGGCCGGCACCGGCTGGGTGGTGACCGACAATGACGGCGTGGACGACCATTCGGGCGAGACGCTGTTCTGGTCGATCGGCACCATGAACTGA
- a CDS encoding aminopeptidase P family protein: MTLNRPDSYRFHNGEKAALPFAPEEYEARLAGLHDIMELHGLDAVVLTSMHNVAYYSGFLYCSFGRPYACVVTRAGCTTISAGIDAGQPWRRSIGDTITYTDWQRDNFWRAVVSVTGTGKAVGCEADHLTMVQAEKLNHFLQPKRGMDIAPATMAQRMTKSDAEIALIRQGAAVADLGGHAIRAAVKVGATELEIAMAGRDAMEAEIARRFPDAEYRDTWVWFQSGLNTDGAHNPVTNRKLRHGDILSLNCFPMISGYYTALERTMFVGAVDAASLKIWEANVAAHEYGMGLLQPGASCAEVTAKINTFLAERDLLQYRTFGYGHSFGILSHYYGREAGLELREDIDTVLEPGMVISMEPMLTLAAGQPGAGGYREHDILVITEDGNENITGYPYGPGFNVVG, translated from the coding sequence ATGACGCTGAACCGTCCCGACAGCTACCGCTTCCACAATGGCGAGAAAGCCGCGCTGCCCTTCGCGCCCGAGGAATACGAGGCCCGCCTTGCCGGGCTGCATGACATCATGGAGCTGCACGGGCTCGATGCCGTGGTGCTGACCTCGATGCATAACGTCGCCTATTACTCGGGCTTTCTCTATTGCTCGTTCGGGCGGCCCTATGCCTGCGTGGTGACGCGGGCCGGGTGCACCACCATCAGCGCCGGCATCGACGCGGGCCAGCCCTGGCGGCGCAGCATCGGCGACACCATCACCTATACCGACTGGCAGCGTGACAATTTCTGGCGCGCCGTCGTCTCGGTCACCGGCACCGGCAAGGCGGTGGGCTGCGAGGCCGACCATCTGACGATGGTGCAGGCGGAAAAGCTGAACCACTTCCTGCAGCCCAAGCGCGGGATGGACATTGCTCCCGCGACGATGGCGCAACGGATGACCAAGTCCGACGCGGAAATTGCGCTGATCCGCCAAGGCGCGGCGGTGGCCGACCTTGGCGGCCACGCGATCCGTGCCGCGGTGAAGGTGGGCGCGACCGAGCTGGAGATTGCGATGGCCGGGCGCGATGCGATGGAGGCAGAGATTGCCCGCCGTTTCCCGGATGCCGAATACCGCGATACCTGGGTCTGGTTCCAGTCGGGGCTGAACACCGATGGCGCGCATAACCCGGTGACGAACCGCAAGCTGCGGCACGGCGATATCCTCAGCCTCAACTGCTTCCCGATGATCTCGGGCTATTACACCGCACTGGAGCGCACCATGTTCGTGGGCGCGGTGGATGCCGCCAGCCTGAAGATCTGGGAGGCGAACGTCGCGGCGCATGAATACGGCATGGGCCTGCTGCAACCGGGGGCAAGCTGCGCCGAGGTGACGGCGAAGATCAACACCTTCCTGGCAGAGCGTGACCTGCTGCAATACCGCACCTTCGGCTATGGCCACTCGTTCGGGATCCTGTCGCATTACTACGGCCGAGAGGCCGGGCTGGAGCTGCGCGAGGATATCGACACGGTGCTGGAGCCGGGGATGGTGATCTCGATGGAGCCGATGCTGACGCTGGCGGCGGGTCAGCCGGGCGCGGGCGGTTACCGCGAGCATGACATCCTGGTCATCACCGAAGACGGGAACGAGAACATCACCGGCTATCCCTATGGGCCGGGGTTCAACGTGGTCGGCTGA